The Chitinophagales bacterium genome has a segment encoding these proteins:
- a CDS encoding TonB-dependent receptor: MKINNILFIYFALVINLLFAQEKHTIKIVNQQQQAIADANVSSFDEQFHTVSNNDGIIQIPVNKLNQLFTISKIGFQELIITININDKHIILDSSTTILDEVQINDTKKNNLLDNQYLKNVEDMSIFAAKKTDLIFLEKLNVNLARNSGRQIFAKIAGLNIWESDASGLQLDVATRGLEPTRSSNFNIRQNGYDISADALGYPDAYYLPPAEAVEKIEIVRGASGLQYGTQFGGMINFKLKQATTTKPYHINLQQTVGSYGFSNTFVGFDGTHKKLSYYSFYQFRRGNSFRPNSLFKAHNYYTHLKYQINEKASIGAEYSGMNYLAQMPGGLTDAQFNDNPNQSNRTRNWFAINWNLLNIEFRYKFNNKLSLLSNTFALFAGRDAIGNLSNIQQNDQLNTPRNLLSDQYKNIGNETRLMYKYNTTATKSFVLLLGARIYRGHTSKKQDDANAGNDATFEFLSDSLISGSDFKFPSTNIALFGEQLFTLNRFSFTPGFRYEYIQTTAKGFYKDRYVFNDIVLRDSTIDESRTKGRHIFLLGLGLSYKLLTTLEMYANLSQNYRAINFNDIRANIPGLRVNPNLKDEKGYSFDFGLRGTYKNILNYNIGTFCMIYNDRISEINKKDTLTLIAYRYRTNVAKSRALGVDIAVEIDFLKFKNQENKFGLKWYNNFAYLNAQYIKSEETAIVGNSVEYAPDFIYRTGLTFSYESFTIGANVAYVSQQFTDATNATQATPNAIAGLVPAYYNIDINTSYTYKWFTFKVSGNNITNNKYFTRRAAGYPGPGIIPAEAMSWYGTLIFNW, from the coding sequence ATGAAAATTAATAATATACTTTTTATTTATTTTGCTTTGGTGATTAACCTATTGTTTGCTCAAGAAAAGCACACGATTAAAATAGTCAATCAACAACAACAAGCTATTGCAGATGCCAATGTGAGTTCTTTTGATGAGCAATTTCATACAGTAAGTAATAACGATGGAATAATTCAAATTCCAGTTAATAAATTGAATCAGCTATTCACAATATCTAAAATTGGTTTTCAAGAATTAATAATTACTATTAATATAAATGATAAACATATAATATTAGATAGTAGTACTACTATTTTAGATGAAGTACAAATAAATGACACTAAAAAAAATAACTTACTAGACAATCAATACCTTAAAAATGTAGAAGATATGTCGATTTTTGCTGCTAAGAAAACAGATTTAATTTTTCTTGAAAAACTCAATGTCAACTTAGCAAGAAATTCAGGACGACAAATTTTTGCTAAAATTGCAGGTTTAAATATTTGGGAAAGCGATGCTTCTGGTCTGCAATTAGATGTTGCTACAAGAGGTTTAGAACCAACACGAAGTTCTAATTTTAATATTCGTCAAAATGGTTACGATATTTCTGCTGATGCTTTAGGTTATCCTGATGCTTATTATTTACCACCAGCAGAAGCTGTAGAAAAAATAGAAATTGTTCGTGGTGCTTCTGGTTTGCAATATGGTACACAGTTTGGTGGTATGATTAATTTTAAACTTAAACAAGCTACTACAACAAAACCATATCACATCAATCTACAACAAACAGTAGGTAGCTATGGTTTCTCAAATACATTTGTTGGATTTGATGGTACGCATAAAAAATTAAGTTATTATTCTTTTTATCAATTTAGACGAGGCAATAGCTTCCGTCCTAATTCTTTATTCAAAGCACATAATTATTATACTCATCTCAAATATCAAATCAACGAAAAAGCAAGTATTGGTGCAGAATATAGTGGCATGAATTATTTAGCACAAATGCCTGGTGGTTTAACAGATGCTCAGTTTAATGACAATCCAAATCAATCCAATAGAACTAGAAATTGGTTTGCTATTAATTGGAATTTATTAAATATTGAATTTAGATATAAATTTAATAACAAGTTATCTTTATTGTCTAATACTTTTGCTTTGTTTGCAGGAAGAGATGCTATTGGCAACTTAAGTAATATTCAACAGAACGACCAACTCAATACGCCTAGAAATTTATTGAGCGACCAATACAAAAATATAGGCAACGAAACACGACTAATGTACAAGTACAATACAACGGCTACCAAAAGTTTTGTATTGCTGCTTGGTGCAAGAATTTATAGAGGACATACTTCTAAAAAACAAGATGATGCTAATGCAGGAAATGATGCTACATTCGAGTTTTTAAGTGATTCATTAATCAGTGGTTCCGATTTTAAATTTCCTAGTACCAATATTGCTTTGTTTGGCGAACAGCTGTTTACATTAAATCGCTTTTCTTTTACGCCAGGATTTAGATACGAGTACATTCAAACTACAGCTAAAGGTTTTTATAAAGACAGATATGTTTTTAATGATATTGTTTTGAGAGATTCAACAATTGATGAATCAAGAACTAAAGGTCGTCATATCTTTTTATTAGGATTAGGATTGTCGTATAAACTATTAACTACATTAGAAATGTATGCTAACCTTTCACAAAATTATAGAGCAATAAACTTTAATGATATCAGAGCCAATATTCCAGGATTAAGAGTCAATCCAAATTTAAAAGACGAAAAAGGATATAGTTTTGATTTTGGATTAAGAGGAACTTATAAAAATATACTAAACTATAATATTGGTACATTCTGCATGATTTATAATGACAGAATTAGTGAAATCAACAAAAAAGATACGCTTACATTAATCGCTTATCGTTATAGAACCAATGTAGCCAAATCAAGAGCATTAGGTGTAGATATAGCAGTAGAAATAGACTTCTTGAAATTTAAAAATCAAGAGAATAAATTTGGTTTAAAATGGTATAACAACTTTGCCTATTTGAATGCACAATACATCAAATCAGAAGAAACAGCAATAGTTGGCAATAGCGTAGAATATGCACCAGATTTTATTTATAGAACAGGACTTACATTTTCCTACGAATCATTTACAATTGGAGCTAATGTAGCTTATGTTAGTCAACAATTTACAGATGCTACTAATGCAACACAAGCAACGCCAAATGCCATAGCAGGTTTAGTACCAGCTTATTATAATATAGATATTAATACAAGCTATACATACAAATGGTTTACCTTTAAAGTAAGTGGCAATAATATAACTAACAATAAATATTTCACTAGGAGAGCAGCAGGTTATCCAGGACCAGGCATTATTCCAGCCGAAGCCATGTCGTGGTACGGAACACTAATTTTTAATTGGTAA
- a CDS encoding mechanosensitive ion channel family protein: MGNINSKLDAIINQAIAYAPKLALALLIIILGFWLSNKLVKVLAKSLKKREISEDVRPFIITVSAVLLKILIVISAAGIVGIETSSFVAVLAAAGFAVGMALQGSLSNFAAGVLILLFKPYKIGDIIELKDKKGKVVEIQIFNTVMQTVLNETVIIPNGLAISDLIVNHSSVGFIRVDVFGHIPYSEKFSKIERLILAEIAKNDKILKTPETTLGIETFDTHFINFGIYAFAKPENYWDVYYYLTRTIKIVLGENNIQVAYSEDMKLGEISKED; encoded by the coding sequence ATGGGAAATATTAATTCAAAATTAGATGCTATAATTAATCAAGCAATTGCTTATGCTCCGAAGTTGGCTTTGGCTCTTCTTATTATTATTCTTGGATTTTGGTTGAGCAATAAACTAGTAAAGGTATTGGCTAAATCATTAAAAAAGAGAGAAATAAGTGAAGATGTACGCCCTTTTATTATAACAGTTAGCGCTGTGTTACTTAAAATTTTAATTGTAATAAGTGCTGCTGGAATTGTTGGTATTGAAACGAGTTCGTTTGTTGCTGTATTGGCTGCTGCGGGTTTTGCTGTTGGTATGGCATTACAAGGAAGTCTGAGTAATTTTGCTGCTGGTGTATTAATTCTACTTTTTAAACCTTATAAAATTGGTGATATTATTGAGTTGAAAGACAAGAAAGGAAAAGTTGTAGAAATTCAGATTTTTAATACTGTAATGCAAACGGTTTTAAACGAGACTGTAATTATACCTAATGGTTTGGCTATTAGCGATTTAATAGTCAATCATTCGAGTGTTGGTTTTATTAGAGTAGATGTTTTTGGACACATTCCTTACAGTGAAAAATTTAGTAAAATTGAGCGATTAATCTTGGCTGAAATTGCAAAAAACGACAAGATTTTAAAAACACCAGAAACAACATTAGGTATAGAAACATTTGATACTCACTTTATTAATTTTGGTATTTATGCTTTTGCTAAACCCGAAAATTATTGGGATGTGTATTATTACTTAACTAGAACTATTAAAATAGTGTTAGGTGAAAACAATATTCAAGTTGCCTACTCTGAAGATATGAAGCTAGGTGAAATTAGCAAGGAAGATTAG
- a CDS encoding IS5 family transposase, with product MKINKPLTLADSICDTRVKKVKQVFFTQINQLIDWQQISTVIDKYYTKGTSATGKPSYDGLLLFKICLLQTWYGLSDYEVEDRINDSLSFSSFLELTIDQTSPDHSTISRFRTAMTGAGAYDELLKSINKQLEQHQILVKTGAIVDASIVETPLKPKGKSNYELEAQQQQQEQSQEVPTKTVEKKYSTSVDIEAAWIKRGKQLKYGYKKHYVTDNEGLVLGVLTTKASVNEISNLETVLKTADLPKDIAVKADKGYQSEKNNELLKTLGLKNNILKKATKNKALTQAQTDYNKLISKTRYKIERTFGSIKRWFNGGIARYRGIAKMHTQNIMEAIAYNLYRSPGILMSKA from the coding sequence ATGAAAATAAATAAGCCACTCACATTAGCAGACAGTATATGCGATACACGCGTAAAGAAAGTTAAACAAGTTTTCTTTACACAAATTAACCAGTTAATAGATTGGCAACAAATTAGTACAGTAATAGATAAGTATTACACCAAAGGCACAAGTGCAACAGGCAAGCCAAGTTATGATGGATTGTTATTATTCAAAATCTGTTTACTACAAACATGGTACGGACTAAGTGATTACGAAGTAGAAGACAGAATAAATGACAGCCTCTCCTTTAGTTCTTTCTTAGAATTAACCATAGACCAAACCTCACCAGACCATAGTACCATAAGCAGATTTAGAACAGCAATGACAGGAGCAGGAGCATATGATGAATTATTAAAAAGCATAAACAAACAATTAGAACAACATCAAATACTAGTAAAGACAGGAGCTATAGTAGATGCCAGTATAGTAGAAACACCATTAAAACCCAAAGGAAAAAGTAATTATGAGCTTGAAGCACAACAACAACAACAAGAGCAATCACAAGAAGTACCAACAAAGACGGTAGAAAAAAAATACAGTACAAGTGTAGACATAGAAGCAGCATGGATAAAGAGAGGCAAACAACTAAAATATGGCTATAAGAAACACTATGTAACAGACAACGAAGGATTAGTATTAGGCGTATTAACCACCAAAGCAAGTGTAAATGAAATTAGTAATCTAGAAACGGTATTAAAAACAGCAGACTTACCAAAAGACATAGCAGTAAAAGCAGACAAAGGTTATCAATCAGAGAAGAATAATGAATTGTTAAAGACATTAGGATTAAAAAATAACATATTAAAAAAAGCAACTAAAAATAAAGCATTAACACAAGCCCAAACAGATTATAACAAACTAATAAGCAAAACCAGATATAAAATAGAACGCACTTTTGGCAGTATAAAAAGATGGTTTAACGGCGGTATAGCAAGATACAGAGGCATAGCCAAGATGCACACACAAAACATAATGGAAGCCATAGCATATAATTTATACAGAAGTCCAGGGATACTTATGTCCAAAGCATAA
- a CDS encoding transposase, with translation MQTYFPQFFTATIYKWYPLLKESQVKDIIIESMVFLAQNQRVFIHAFVIMDNHIHIIWKIRTPHLQKNVQRDFLKYTAQQIKFYLQRKNSEIIELCKVNHNDRKYMIWQTNSMSVDLYTEKVYNQKLDYIHNNPIKAKYCEKAEDYIYSSADYYYLNKSKWKFINNEEE, from the coding sequence ATGCAAACATATTTTCCTCAATTTTTTACAGCAACCATATACAAATGGTATCCACTTTTAAAAGAAAGTCAAGTTAAAGATATAATAATAGAAAGCATGGTTTTTTTAGCACAAAATCAAAGAGTGTTTATTCATGCATTTGTAATTATGGATAATCATATCCATATCATTTGGAAAATCAGAACACCTCACTTGCAAAAAAATGTACAAAGAGATTTTTTAAAATATACAGCACAGCAAATTAAGTTTTATCTACAACGCAAGAATTCAGAGATAATTGAATTATGTAAAGTAAACCATAATGATAGAAAATATATGATTTGGCAAACGAATTCTATGAGTGTAGATTTATATACCGAAAAGGTTTATAATCAAAAATTAGACTATATACATAATAATCCAATAAAGGCAAAATATTGCGAAAAAGCAGAAGATTATATATATTCGAGTGCAGATTATTATTATCTTAATAAAAGTAAATGGAAGTTTATAAATAATGAAGAAGAATAA
- a CDS encoding sigma-70 family RNA polymerase sigma factor, with product MEIKENEINIINDALKGDQKAYTYLMERYKDGLLHTIKKIVGDELDAEDLLIESFAKAFDNLNQYDATYAFSTWLYKIASNTCIDFLRKKRIEAISLDASANYIEDNFLYSDTENPETTLINTQKKQKIRQYINSLDTSLATVIEYRYLKELSYDEIAAALHLPIGTVKVQIHRAKKRLYEIIKDNEDSL from the coding sequence TTGGAAATAAAAGAAAATGAAATCAATATAATTAACGATGCTTTGAAAGGAGACCAAAAAGCATATACTTATCTTATGGAAAGGTATAAAGATGGTTTGTTGCACACCATAAAAAAAATAGTAGGAGATGAGTTAGATGCAGAAGACTTATTAATAGAAAGTTTTGCTAAAGCATTTGATAATTTAAATCAGTATGATGCAACTTATGCGTTTAGTACTTGGTTGTATAAAATTGCTTCTAATACTTGTATTGATTTTTTAAGAAAAAAACGAATTGAAGCCATTTCATTAGATGCAAGTGCTAATTATATTGAAGATAATTTTTTATACAGCGATACTGAAAATCCAGAAACAACATTAATTAATACACAGAAGAAACAAAAAATCAGACAGTACATTAACAGCTTAGATACATCTTTAGCAACAGTTATTGAGTATCGATATTTAAAAGAATTAAGCTACGACGAAATTGCAGCAGCACTACACTTACCAATTGGTACAGTCAAAGTACAAATTCATAGAGCAAAAAAAAGATTATATGAAATTATTAAAGACAATGAAGATAGTTTATAG
- a CDS encoding glycosyltransferase: protein MMILIYGYIAVIIIQLLFYIFFLFKFNQKNQIKNNDLPITIVVCCKNEAQNLKRLIPIIMQQDYPNFELLLVDDGSTDSTVDVIIHYKKEYKNINYLFVDEKDKIGVGKKFALQQGVQKAQHDIIVVTDADCYPISKEWLQKMVQAKQDKAIVLGISLPFCINGNTVEKLQDYETSITALQYISLANINCAYMGVGRNMLFEKQVFLDKNWTDKEMNMLSGDDDLFIQTQAKKNNVTTCTDTNAYTYFDAKSTWNAWFKQKQRHLSTGFTYQIKHKVILSLFLLTKLLVYMLSIMISIYNFKYLVLLLLYSELILLTSRYLYKKNNLFQFFKFSFVFDIIYCFSIIFIGLVAYFKPSKSWK, encoded by the coding sequence ATGATGATTCTAATTTATGGATATATTGCGGTTATAATAATTCAACTATTATTTTATATATTTTTTCTATTTAAATTTAATCAAAAAAATCAAATAAAAAATAATGATTTACCAATAACCATTGTAGTCTGTTGTAAAAATGAAGCTCAAAATCTAAAACGCTTAATTCCTATCATCATGCAACAAGATTATCCAAATTTTGAATTATTATTAGTTGATGATGGTTCTACGGATAGTACTGTTGATGTTATTATACACTATAAAAAAGAATATAAAAATATAAATTATTTATTTGTAGATGAGAAAGATAAAATTGGTGTAGGGAAAAAATTTGCATTACAACAAGGAGTACAAAAAGCACAACACGATATTATTGTAGTAACTGATGCTGATTGTTATCCAATATCGAAAGAATGGTTGCAAAAAATGGTTCAAGCAAAACAAGACAAAGCAATAGTACTTGGTATTAGTTTGCCATTTTGTATCAATGGTAATACGGTTGAAAAGTTGCAAGACTACGAAACCAGTATTACAGCGTTGCAATACATTAGTTTAGCAAATATAAATTGTGCATACATGGGTGTTGGTAGAAATATGTTGTTTGAAAAACAGGTTTTTTTAGATAAAAATTGGACAGATAAAGAAATGAATATGCTTTCTGGCGATGACGATTTGTTTATTCAAACACAAGCAAAAAAAAATAATGTTACTACATGCACAGATACAAATGCGTATACTTATTTTGATGCAAAGTCAACATGGAATGCTTGGTTCAAACAAAAGCAAAGACATTTAAGTACAGGTTTTACTTATCAAATAAAACATAAAGTAATATTGAGTTTATTTCTGTTAACTAAGTTATTAGTTTATATGTTATCAATTATGATTAGTATATATAATTTTAAATATTTAGTATTGCTATTATTATATTCGGAACTTATTTTGTTGACTAGTAGATATTTATATAAAAAGAACAACTTATTTCAGTTTTTTAAATTTTCATTTGTATTTGATATAATCTATTGTTTTAGTATTATCTTTATAGGATTGGTAGCTTATTTTAAACCAAGCAAATCTTGGAAATAA
- the tgt gene encoding tRNA guanosine(34) transglycosylase Tgt: MQFKIINTDQYSNARLGEITTDHGTITTPIFMPVGTQATVKGVHFSELHDEIKADIILGNTYHLYLRPGLDILEQAGGLHQFNSWQKPILTDSGGYQVYSLSDRRKITEQGVTFRSHIDGSKHLFTPEYVMDIQRIIGADFIMAFDECTPYPCDYTYAKNSMHLTHRWLKRCIERFDNTEAKYGYEQTLLPIVQGSTYKDLRTASANFIAEQNQKANAIGGLAVGEPAEEMYAMTDLVNQILPKDKPRYLMGVGTPANILESIALGVDMFDCVMPTRNARHGLLFTSEGIINIKNSKWKNDFSCIDDKTCSTSRKHSKAYLRHLIITNELLGMQIASLQNLSLYLWLVKQAQEQIANNTFATWKNKMIPKLMQRL; the protein is encoded by the coding sequence GTGCAGTTTAAAATAATAAATACAGACCAATATTCTAATGCTCGACTTGGCGAAATTACCACCGACCATGGCACAATTACAACGCCAATCTTTATGCCTGTTGGTACACAAGCAACAGTAAAAGGCGTTCATTTTAGCGAACTGCACGATGAAATTAAAGCAGACATTATTCTTGGTAATACTTATCATTTGTATTTACGACCTGGTTTAGATATTCTAGAACAAGCTGGCGGTTTGCATCAGTTTAATTCTTGGCAAAAACCAATTTTAACAGATAGTGGTGGTTATCAAGTGTATTCTTTAAGCGATAGAAGAAAAATTACAGAACAAGGTGTTACTTTTCGTTCGCATATTGATGGTAGCAAACATTTATTTACACCAGAATATGTAATGGACATTCAACGCATTATTGGTGCAGATTTTATTATGGCTTTCGATGAATGTACACCTTATCCTTGTGATTATACATATGCGAAGAACTCTATGCATTTAACACATCGTTGGTTGAAAAGATGCATTGAACGCTTTGACAATACCGAAGCTAAATATGGTTATGAGCAAACGCTTTTGCCAATTGTACAAGGTAGTACTTATAAAGATTTGCGAACGGCTTCTGCTAATTTTATTGCAGAACAAAATCAAAAAGCAAATGCCATTGGTGGTTTGGCTGTTGGCGAACCTGCTGAAGAAATGTATGCCATGACTGATTTAGTGAATCAGATTTTACCTAAAGACAAGCCACGCTATTTAATGGGTGTTGGTACACCTGCTAATATTTTAGAATCGATTGCTCTTGGTGTTGATATGTTTGATTGCGTGATGCCTACTAGAAATGCTAGACATGGCTTACTGTTTACAAGTGAAGGTATTATTAATATTAAAAACAGTAAATGGAAAAATGATTTCTCTTGTATTGATGATAAAACTTGTAGTACGAGTAGAAAACACAGTAAAGCATATTTGCGACATTTAATTATTACCAACGAGTTGCTAGGTATGCAAATTGCTAGTTTACAAAATTTGAGTCTGTACCTTTGGTTAGTAAAACAAGCACAAGAACAAATTGCGAATAACACATTTGCTACTTGGAAAAATAAAATGATTCCTAAACTAATGCAGAGATTGTAG
- the guaA gene encoding glutamine-hydrolyzing GMP synthase, producing the protein MHSKILIYDFGSQYTQLIARRIRELNIYCEIYPYNSTVEITPNVKGVILSGSPFSVLQAEALPFPIKTFIEQHQIPILTICYGAQLLAHQFGGTVEKSNKREYGRAMLDIVDENDILFKNINNHTQVWMSHGDSIIELPLNFTITAKTSHIPIAAFKHNDLSLYGIQFHPEVTHTQEGKQLLRNFCIDICACVADWTPNSFIEETVQEIKETVGNEKVVLGLSGGVDSSVAALLLNKAIGNQLVCIFVNNGLLRYQEYETVLENYQSLGLNIIGVDASQIFYDALKGLSEPEAKRKAIGKAFIDVFQAEASKIDGVQWLAQGTIYPDIIESVSVHGPSATIKSHHNVGGLPEKMHLKIIEPLKRLFKDEVRRVGAALFLPENILNRHPFPGPGLAIRILGEITENKINLLQKADFIFIEQLKAHNLYDKVWQAGTIFLPIQSVGVMGDERTYENVVALRAVTSVDGMTADWCHLPYEFLATVSNKIINEIKGINRVVYDISSKPPATIEWE; encoded by the coding sequence ATGCATTCTAAAATTCTCATCTACGACTTTGGTTCTCAATATACGCAACTGATTGCACGAAGAATTAGAGAACTCAATATCTATTGTGAGATTTATCCTTATAATTCAACTGTAGAGATTACACCAAATGTAAAAGGTGTTATTTTAAGTGGAAGTCCATTTTCTGTACTACAAGCAGAAGCATTACCATTTCCAATAAAAACATTTATAGAACAACACCAAATTCCAATACTAACCATTTGCTACGGAGCTCAGCTACTTGCACATCAGTTTGGTGGCACAGTAGAAAAATCTAACAAAAGAGAATATGGTAGAGCAATGTTAGATATTGTTGATGAAAATGATATATTATTTAAAAATATAAACAATCATACACAAGTTTGGATGTCTCATGGCGATTCTATTATCGAATTACCTTTAAATTTTACAATTACAGCAAAAACAAGTCATATTCCAATAGCAGCTTTTAAGCACAACGATTTGTCTTTGTACGGAATTCAATTTCATCCAGAAGTAACGCACACACAAGAAGGCAAACAACTACTTCGCAACTTTTGTATAGATATTTGTGCTTGTGTTGCAGATTGGACACCTAATAGTTTTATTGAGGAAACGGTTCAAGAAATAAAAGAAACGGTTGGCAATGAAAAAGTAGTACTAGGATTGTCTGGTGGTGTTGATTCGAGTGTTGCTGCATTGTTGTTGAATAAAGCTATTGGTAATCAATTGGTTTGCATATTTGTAAATAATGGTTTGTTGCGTTATCAAGAGTATGAAACGGTACTAGAAAATTATCAATCTTTAGGTTTAAATATTATTGGTGTTGATGCTAGTCAGATTTTTTATGATGCATTAAAAGGATTATCAGAACCAGAAGCTAAAAGAAAAGCAATTGGCAAAGCATTTATAGATGTATTTCAAGCAGAAGCATCGAAAATTGATGGCGTACAATGGTTGGCTCAAGGCACTATTTATCCAGATATTATCGAATCGGTTTCTGTTCATGGACCAAGTGCTACTATTAAATCACATCATAATGTAGGTGGTTTGCCAGAAAAAATGCACTTAAAAATCATCGAGCCATTAAAAAGATTATTTAAAGATGAAGTGAGAAGAGTTGGTGCAGCTTTATTTCTTCCAGAAAATATTTTAAATAGACATCCATTTCCTGGTCCAGGTTTAGCGATAAGAATTCTTGGTGAAATCACAGAAAATAAGATAAATTTGTTGCAAAAAGCAGATTTTATATTTATAGAACAATTAAAGGCACACAATTTGTATGATAAAGTTTGGCAAGCAGGAACTATTTTCTTGCCAATACAATCTGTTGGCGTTATGGGCGATGAAAGAACATATGAAAATGTAGTAGCTTTAAGAGCTGTAACTTCTGTTGATGGAATGACAGCAGATTGGTGTCATTTGCCATACGAGTTCTTGGCAACAGTATCTAACAAAATTATTAATGAAATTAAAGGAATAAATAGAGTAGTATATGATATTAGTTCAAAACCTCCTGCAACAATTGAGTGGGAATAA
- a CDS encoding hotdog fold thioesterase: MKIWHSENISLADLQARSKNTIVAYIDIVYTEIGDDYIKATMPVDHRTQQPMGLLHGGASVVLAESLGSVAANLCLDNTKQYAVGLDINSNHLKSATKGLVEGIVKPIHIGSKTAVWEIKIYDERQKIINISRLTTIVLDRK; the protein is encoded by the coding sequence ATGAAAATATGGCATTCTGAAAATATTAGCTTAGCAGATTTACAAGCAAGAAGTAAAAATACTATTGTAGCGTACATAGACATTGTTTATACCGAAATTGGCGACGATTATATTAAAGCAACTATGCCTGTTGACCACAGAACACAGCAACCAATGGGTTTGTTGCATGGTGGTGCTTCGGTGGTTTTAGCAGAATCGTTAGGCAGTGTAGCTGCAAACTTGTGTTTAGACAATACCAAACAATATGCTGTTGGTTTAGATATTAACTCGAACCATTTAAAGAGTGCTACAAAAGGTTTGGTAGAAGGTATTGTAAAACCAATTCATATTGGTAGTAAGACAGCAGTTTGGGAAATTAAAATCTATGACGAAAGACAAAAAATCATCAACATCAGCAGATTAACAACCATAGTTTTGGATAGGAAGTAG
- a CDS encoding enoyl-CoA hydratase/isomerase family protein, with product MLYRKEDISNFKEQHFAFLIVEENDHVLSITLNRPEKRNAFHMPLANELAYALAYAHYNNAIWSVIIKANGPTFCAGADLKAFAGDAIVENNSTIPMPKEMVKLGDEFNGLHKPCIAQVHADVYAGGFLMICGCTHVVAANTAKFGLPEVKRGIWPMQVMASLAPLMSARDLLDLCMCAKTIDANEAKRLGIVSIVVEANDLEQTVQHLVDEIREQSPTAIRLGLQAFQEMQNLKHEAQHPYLHSMLMKVLSSKDAKEGLLAFKEKRAPNWTGE from the coding sequence ATGTTATATAGAAAAGAAGATATTAGTAATTTTAAAGAACAGCATTTTGCTTTTTTAATTGTAGAAGAAAATGACCATGTTTTAAGTATTACGCTAAACAGACCTGAAAAAAGAAATGCCTTTCATATGCCTTTAGCTAATGAATTGGCTTATGCTTTAGCTTATGCTCATTACAATAATGCTATTTGGTCGGTTATTATTAAAGCCAATGGCCCAACTTTTTGTGCTGGTGCAGATTTAAAAGCTTTTGCTGGTGATGCTATTGTCGAAAACAATTCTACTATTCCAATGCCAAAAGAAATGGTAAAATTAGGCGATGAATTTAATGGACTACATAAACCTTGTATTGCTCAAGTGCATGCTGATGTTTATGCTGGTGGTTTTTTAATGATTTGTGGTTGTACTCATGTTGTAGCAGCCAATACTGCAAAATTTGGTTTACCTGAAGTAAAACGAGGCATTTGGCCAATGCAAGTAATGGCAAGTCTAGCTCCATTAATGAGTGCTAGAGATTTACTAGATCTTTGTATGTGTGCAAAAACAATTGATGCAAACGAAGCAAAAAGATTAGGCATTGTTTCTATAGTTGTTGAAGCAAATGATTTAGAACAAACAGTTCAACACTTAGTCGATGAAATAAGGGAGCAATCGCCAACTGCAATACGATTAGGGTTACAAGCTTTTCAGGAAATGCAAAATTTAAAGCACGAAGCACAACACCCATATTTGCATAGTATGTTAATGAAAGTTTTGAGTAGTAAAGATGCTAAAGAAGGTTTATTAGCATTTAAAGAAAAACGAGCACCAAATTGGACTGGTGAATAG